From the Carassius carassius chromosome 45, fCarCar2.1, whole genome shotgun sequence genome, one window contains:
- the LOC132127245 gene encoding uncharacterized protein LOC132127245, with translation MTGVQPMPCPVLLGKVKGGGLSTLLHRYTIEKKVAKLENVLKKGVGVDSMNHLGQTPLFCASLLGFASVAEKLLQYGANPNHRCNDGSTPVHAAVFSCNPWLLSSLLDSGGDLRLHDDQGRMPKDWAKAGAQENSPKMLAFLKRCESQMQSLLQTHPSRDARTTPTSSKTLLSSPSLLKLLRPWASGLTHEDKINHKMSTCDMTMQCFGYGKLYSERPELGLGLAASVPLINDSDLTQANDEPLNSFMCGSFIRMTNCSWKGCRVTVKELHDQIVQQYEERDGLLDLLISEQEYCCQLSHPHLLLLMAVSVSIDLDSTKLVYERVNVGSLYSLLHQKRDEFPLLQLVDLLSVVLQVCEVLMYLHGRSLVLRALSSHTVLIVHPGIAKVTGLGFIVPSEGTSTYTPPLVPLPLSLINWAAPEVIRCRACTGKADLYSVCTLIQEIYTDALPWGSTDPRWIKRSVEAGQALIANPAVPEPYYQFLQEGLQHRAQHRTSNLHDLCFNLRCYIREIRSENTRRGWNSWSALQSIPRWNTDINQTREQDKSVYQDCRTAVHNETQENHLEGIYKEEEESTTDTDDLHWDISHSDVTALHEWPTTHHIPLSEPPCSNYSDTDKDLAISRSISKHTGSIVLNLKVSQVLLQQAEQSLDNVEAAQLDAPCFDEVDAVMKRVNMEKECSDGVGKAVGPPFKNYIPNWTINRDEEDSQYSSAQDESFDSTSLPRSIKEDNRDLKRVETTKRGQQQTGRQKSERLHVRFGLSETQKDDTHQSLENDVQTKPSWTSEVSEMVALMTRGWLGSPLSAFGSSDSEDVGEQQLHLQDSHSVKDYQEYENQESTDLEHLFKSFAGIQSDSEESTNDRTIYHTFDVTNGVLEVTSQTEDEGSSDGLDCTQTQQSSMFYTPKHHLSNHTSSGEERSQSLSSEDELDVTVEVCRPSTSPAEGKQAGENSLSEYQLAQEDSKESESITPVHRCIPTISCLPDLAEIADLSSISCSPASHLEWVESAEAPPIPLSRGHPPCNSTPRSPKGHRTHLRDVQVGTEPLPHLQSLLDTSPWGSAPSNTVCTESFATVSAGDSSTTNASVSSVLQSPVKINISKDGREEIDSSSSGNAEFTTASSGARQTTETSQGPSEETEHPAENNNVGEEGAEVGDDDLSDSERQCEQESSDEKVFDDEDIAEKMEGCEGENPCQIHDHHPDHNPAENANCQKREKSHSLDETERASSTLDEDLQRMFLERATEQKNPRDPGSVSAEAPCFSLQTQRLSQKPASGFL, from the exons ATGACAGGGGTTCAGCCAATGCCCTGTCCTGTGCTCCTCGGCAAAGTAAAAGGTGGAGGTTTATCAACTCTTCTGCACAGATacacaattgagaaaaaagtaGCAAAATTGGAGAATGTGCTCAAAAAAG GTGTGGGAGTTGACAGCATGAATCACCTTGGACAGACACCACTCTTTTGTGCGTCTCTCCTTGGCTTTGCCAGTGTAGCAGAGAAGCTTCTACAGTATGGGGCAAACCCAAATCA CCGCTGTAATGATGGAAGTACCCCCGTTCATGCTGCAGTTTTCTCTTGTAATCCCTGGCTGCTGAGTTCACTGCTGGATTCTGGCGGCGACCTGCGTCTCCATGATGACCAGGGCCGGATGCCGAAGGACTGGGCCAAGGCAGGTGCTCAGGAGAACAGTCCGAAG ATGCTTGCTTTTCTGAAGAGATGTGAGTCTCAAATGCAGAGCTTGCTGCAAACCCATCCATCCAGGGATGCGCGTACCACCCCGACCTCCTCAAAGACACTGCTCAGCTCTCCATCCCTGCTTAAGCTTTTGCGACCTTG GGCATCTGGGCTCACtcatgaagataaaataaatcataagaTGTCTACCTGTGATATGACGATGCAGTGTTTTGGCTATGGAAAG TTATACTCTGAAAGGCCAGAGTTGGGTCTGGGACTGGCTGCTTCTGTGCCCTTGATAAATGACAGTGATTTAACTCAAGCTAACGATGAGCCTCTCAATTCCTTTATGTGTGGATCTTTCATACGTATGACCAA TTGCAGTTGGAAAGGATGTCGTGTCACTGTTAAAGAGTTGCATGATCAGATTGTGCAACAATATGAAGAACGTGATGGTCTCCTGGATCTGCTCATTTCTGAGCAGGAGTATTGCTG TCAGCTGTCTCACCCGCACCTGCTGCTGCTGATGGCTGTGAGTGTGTCCATTGACCTGGACAGCACAAAGCTGGTCTATGAGAGAGTAAATGTGGGGTCCCTGTACAGTCTGCTGCACCAAAag CGGGATGAGTTTCCTCTCCTACAGCTGGTTGACCTGTTATCAGTGGTGCTACAGGTGTGTGAGGTGTTAATGTACCTGCATGGCCGATCTCTGGTGCTCCGGGCCCTTTCCTCACACACTGTACTTATTGTGCACCCTGGAATTGCCAAGGTTACAGGCCTCGGGTTTATTGTGCCCAG TGAGGGAACAAGCACCTACACTCCACCTCTCGTTCCTTTACCTCTCAGCCTTATCAACTGGGCAGCTCCAGAAGTGATCAGATGTAGAGCATGTACTGGAAAAGCTGATCTCTATAGTGTGTGCACCCTTATACAGGAGATCTACACAG ATGCTTTGCCATGGGGCTCCACGGATCCACGCTGGATAAAACGGTCGGTTGAAGCCGGTCAGGCTCTGATAGCAAACCCTGCCGTGCCTGAGCCTTATTACCAATTCCTGCAGGAGGGCCTGCAACACAGAGCCCAGCACAGGACCAGCAACCTGCACGATTTGTGCTTTAATTTACGCTGTTATATAAGG GAAATAAGAAGCGAGAATACGAGACGTGGGTGGAACTCATGGTCAGCTCTTCAGAGCATCCCTAGATGGAACACTGACATTAATCAGACGAGAGAGCAGGACAAATCTG TATATCAGGACTGCAGGACTGCAGTTCATAATGAGACCCAAGAAAATCACCTGGAAGGAATCTACAAAGAAGAAGAGGAGTCCACCACAGACACTGATGACCTCCACTGGGATATTTCGCATAGTGACGTCACTGCTTTGCATGAATGGCCAACTACCCATCATATTCCACTTTCTGAGCCACCTTGTTCTAACTATAGTGATACAGACAAGGATCTGGCAATTAGCCGCTCCATCTCAAAGCATACTGGCTCCATTGTTCTCAACCTTAAAGTGTCTCAGGTTCTTCTACAGCAGGCTGAACAGAGTCTGGATAATGTAGAGGCCGCCCAATTGGACGCTCCATGCTTTGATGAGGTGGATGCTGTGATGAAGAGGGTGAACATGGAAAAAGAGTGCAGTGATGGTGTTGGGAAGGCTGTGGGACCACCGTTTAAAAATTATATTCCCAACTGGACCATTAATAGAGATGAGGAGGACAGTCAGTACAGCTCAGCTCAAGATGAGAGCTTCGACAGCACATCCCTTCCTAGGAGTATAAAG GAGGATAACAGGGACTTGAAGAGAGTTGAAACAACAAAAAGAGGACAGCAACAGACAGGACGTCAAAAGTCAGAGAG GTTACATGTACGGTTTGGGTTGTCAGAGACTCAGAAAGATGACACACACCAATCTCTTGAAAATGACGTCCAAACAAAACCCTCATGGACTA GTGAGGTTAGTGAAATGGTTGCCCTAATGACACGTGGGTGGTTGGGGTCACCCTTGAGTGCTTTTGGCAGCAGTGACAGTGAGGATGTAGGAGAGCAACAGCTCCACCTACAGGACAGTCATAGTGTGAAAGACTACCAGGAATATGAGAACCAGGAAAGCACTGATCTGGAGCATCTATTCAAGAGTTTTGCTG GTATTCAGAGTGATAGTGAGGAGAGCACAAATGACCGTACTATCTATCACACTTTTGATGTGACAAATGGAGTGCTGGAGGTGACAAGCCAAACTGAG GATGAGGGAAGTTCAGATGGTTTGGACTGTACACAGACACAGCAGTCTAGCATGTTCTACACACCCAAACATCACCTGTCCAACCACACATCATCTGGTGAAGAGCGTTCTCAg TCACTGAGCTCAGAGGACGAGTTGGACGTCACAGTGGAGGTGTGTCGTCCCAGCACATCTCCAGCAGAGGGAAAACAGGCTGGTGAAAACAGTCTGAGTG AATACCAGCTTGCTCAAGAGGACTCAAAGGAATCTGAATCCATTACTCCAGTGCACAGGTGTATTCCTACCATCAG TTGTTTGCCAGACCTCGCTGAGATTGCAGACCTCTCCAGCATATCCTGTTCACCAGCCAGTCACCTAGAATGGGTGGAGTCAGCCGAAGCCCCGCCCATCCCTCTCAGCAGAGGACATCCACCCTGTAACAGCACCCCACGCAGCCCAAAAG GCCATAGGACACACCTCAGAGATGTGCAGGTTGGCACTGAGCCCCTCCCTCACCTCCAGAGCTTGTTGGACACGTCACCATGGGGCAGTGCTCCATCCAATACTGTCTGCACAGAGAGTTTCGCCACAGTCAGCGCAGGAGACAGCAGCACT ACAAATGCCTCTGTGTCCAGCGTCCTGCAGTCTCCAGTAAAAATCAACATCTCTAAGGATGGAAGGGAGGAAATAGACTCTTCCTCCAGCGGTAATGCAGAGTTCACCACTGCCAGCTCTGGAGCCAGACAGACCACTGAGACCAGCCAGGGGCCCAGTGAAGAGACGGAGCATCCTGCTG AGAACAATAATGTGGGTGAGGAGGGAGCGGAGGTAGGTGATGATGACCTGTCAGACTCTGAACGTCAATGTGAGCAAGAGTCCTCTGATGAAAAGGTGTTTGATGATGAAGACATTGCAGAGAAGATGGAAGGATGTGAGGGTGAAAACCCATGTCAGATACATG accatCATCCAGATCACAACCCTGCTGAAAATGCAAACTGTCAGAAAAGAGAGAAGAGTCACAGCCTTGATGAAACTGAGAG GGCAAGCTCCACCCTTGATGAGGATCTACAGAGAATGTTTTTGGAAAGAGCCACAGAGCAGAAAAACCCTAGAGACCCAGGGTCCGTGAGTGCTGAAGCTCCATGTTTTTCTTTGCAGACACAAAGACTGTCTCAAAAACCAGCCTCTGGATTTTTATAA
- the LOC132127247 gene encoding spindle and kinetochore-associated protein 2, whose protein sequence is METVDKLEAMFQKAEADIEYVEKRLKFDFMANAREAGTFEGNPVQLLENLSAIKARHAALCTQVEEITAEQKRSMDSIRAHLDTTVQLVQQLQNTADVQVPPLTKEEQEARDFLCSSIAALNVEDVPAGEPQTQAQSESQNVCDEVSEGTFETVPRSVRGNLKLNDLNMLYKQLSEYFSDKDRGPISTQRMKKLNMKVSDSALKTLQHLKIIELDKKGLVSLLAKDREKTGTK, encoded by the exons ATGGAGACAGTTGATAAGCTGGAGGCGATG TTCCAGAAAGCAGAAGCTGATATAGAATATGTGGAAAAGCGGCTGAAATTTGACTTCATGGCCAATGCTCGAGAAGCGGGCACGTTTGAG GGAAACCCTGTTCAGTTGCTGGAGAACCTGTCGGCTATCAAAGCACGGCATGCGGCCCTGTGCACGCAGGTGGAGGAGATTACGGCCGAACAGAAACGATCAATGGATTCAATACGAGCTCACCTGGACACCACTGTGCAGCTGGTTCAACAGCTGCAGAACACAGCAGATGTGCAG GTTCCACCGCTGACAAAAGAAGAACAAGAAGCGAGAGATTTTCTCTGCTCATCCATTGCCGCATTAAATGTAGAG GATGTGCCTGCAGGAGAACCTCAAACTCAAGCACAGTCTGAAT CACAGAACGTGTGTGACGAGGTTTCTGAGGGGACTTTTGAGACTGTCCCACGGAGTGTTCGTGGTAACTTGAAGCTGAATGACCTCAACATGCTCTATAAGCAGTTATCTGAGTACTTCTCAGATAAGGACAG GGGGCCAATAAGCACTCAGAGGATGAAGAAGCTGAACATGAAAGTCAGTGATTCTGCATTGAAGACCTTACAGCATCTCAAAATCATTGAACTGGATAAAAAAGGACTTGTGTCATTGCTGGCAAAAGACAGGGAAAAAACAGGAACAAAATAG